The following are encoded together in the Ooceraea biroi isolate clonal line C1 chromosome 2, Obir_v5.4, whole genome shotgun sequence genome:
- the LOC105276344 gene encoding uncharacterized protein LOC105276344, with protein sequence MPRAGWDGVTVLQSRPVRGATPSPTWLSQPDTPREYRRIRAPVSRVSPQNHSCSREEKKSHHEKKKKFVKLAPFKLRFSKMLKSRSSGDSRSNSVESEEQQRQINQSLPSGTDEFADVPETETDNNCLSVKSEQTIPSSPPPSYEHVLEETRMESSAIALRETGDKKKQVSSNEKNTEDIEGSYGGDDGSGGPGGGDRKTAKGPKILHKSSKEFYKAMAKQWGITCKMSDHCRCLDCQSHYFDCEYEKDEQEKGDGGLSAGTPMFISEVMHGTACALL encoded by the exons ATGCCGCGGGCGGGGTGGGACGGGGTAACTGTACTTCAAAGCAGGCCGGTTAGGGGCGCTACACCCTCGCCAACATGGCTGTCGCAGCCTGATACCCCGCGCGAGTACCGACGCATCCGGGCGCCCGTGTCGCGTGTATCGCCGCAGAATCACAGCTGTTCACGCGAGGAGAAAAAATCAC AccacgagaagaagaagaaattcgTCAAACTGGCGCCGTTCAAGCTTCGGTTCTCGAAGATGCTGAAGTCGCGGAGTTCCGGCGATAGCCGCAGCAACAGCGTAGAGTCCGAGGAACAGCAACGACAGATCAATCAGTCATTGCCGTCGGGCACAGACGAGTTCGCGGATGTGCCCGAGACGGAAACGGACAACAACTGCTTGTCAGTGAAAAGCGAACAGACGATTCCCAGCTCGCCTCCGCCCTCGTACGAGCACGTTCTCGAAGAG ACACGCATGGAATCGTCAGCCATCGCGCTACGAGAGACAGGAGACAAGAAGAAGCAGGTATCCAGTAACGAGAAGAACACAGAAGACATTGAGGGTAGCTACGGGGGTGACGATGGCAGCGGTGGTCCCGGGGGTGGAGATAGGAAAACAGCCAAGGGACCCAAGATTCTTCACAAATCGAGTAAAGAATTCTACAAGGCGATGGCCAAGCAGTGGGGCATAACTTGCAAGATGAGCGATCATTGCAGATGTCTGGATTGCCAA AGCCACTACTTCGATTGCGAATACGAGAAGGATGAGCAAGAGAAGGGCGACGGCGGCCTCAGCGCCGGCACGCCGATGTTCATCTCCGAGGTGATGCACGGCACCGCCTGCGCCCTCCTGTAA